CCAATGGATGGTCGCGATCCCGGACTGCGGCCAGATGGCGCCCGGCCTCGGTGCGGCTCCGCCCGACCGTGACAGGCAGACGACGGCGTGGCCGTCGGCCGCGAGCGTCGCCGTGAGTGCCCGTCCGAGAAACCCGGTGCCGCCGGCGATGACCAGTCGCATGAGGTGTGTTCCCCTAGTCCCCTGGAACCGTGATTCCTCGCAGAATCCCCGGGCGGGGCATCCCGCCTGGCGGCGTTGCTCCTCCCTCGAATACTCCCGGTATTCTTGGTCGTCGCGCCTTGCCAAGCGGGCGCCGCGCTCCGGGTCTTCTACCAGGCCTCACGATTCCAGGGGACTCGCCCATCCTACACCGCCACCGCGGGCCGGGTCTGCGTCCCGAGGTGGCCGCACGCCAGATGATCGTGGTTGACCTGTCGCCGGCCTGCACGTACGCTCACCGCATGCAGCAGGAGGAGCGATCGCAGCGAAGCCGCGCGCACATCCTCGAGGCCGCGCTCGAACTGTTCTCGCACCAGGGCTACCGGGCCACGAGCATGCGCGACATCGCCGAGGCCGCCGGCGTGTCGACGGGCAACGTCTACCATCACTACAAGGACAAGGAAGCGATCTTCCGGGCGTTGCTCGACCAGTACTGGACCGCCATCGAGGACCCGTCGTTTCCATTCAACAGGGCGCTCGTCGCGGGCACGTTTCCCGACAACCTCGAAGAGATCGGCCGGGCGGCGCGCACGATGGTCGAGGAGTACCGCCGCCACATCGCGCTCATCTACGTCGACGTGATCGAGTTCGAGGGCAGCCACATCCGGAAGTTCTACGGCGAGATGGCCGAACGCTTCGAGCGGTTCGCGGCGCGCAACCGTGACGTGCTGCGGATCGAGTCGCGGCTTCGTCCCGGGGTCTCTCCCGGCTCGGCCCTGATGCTCGTCACGAGGTTCTTCATGAACTACTACGCCGTCGAGGTGCTCTTCGGCGTGAGGAACCACTTCGGCAAGAGCAGCGAGGAAGCGCTTCACGAGATCGCCGACATCCTCCGTCACGGCATGCTCGCGCCCGAGCACCACGAGACGGGCCTCGAAGTCGCCGGTCAGTCCGTCCCGTCGAGATAGGCGCTCCTCAGCGCGTCCTTCACCACCTTGCCGTACGGCGTGCGGGGCAGCTCGTCGACGAACACGAACGACTTCGGGACCTTGTGCTTCGCCAGTCGTCGGCCCACGTACTCGGCGAGGGCCTCTCCGGTCACCTCGTCGCCGACGCGCACGACGAATGCGATGCCGACTTCGCCCCAGGTGTCGTGGGGGACGCCGACGACGGCGGCATCGGCCACGCCAGGGTGGGCCGCGAGGACGGCCTCGATCTCCGCCGGGTACACGTTCACGCCGCCGCTGATGATCATGTCCTTCTTGCGGCCGGCAATCGTGTAGAAGCCGTCCGCGTCCCGCCTGGCCAGGTCGCCGGTGTGGAACCAGCCGCCGGCGTCGAGCGCCTGCGCCGTCGCCTCCGGGTTGCCCCAGTAACCCAGGCACACGTGCGGCCCGCGAAGCCAGAGCTCCCCGACCTCGTCGATCTCCGCGTCGGTCCCGTCTTCGCGAACGAGCCGCGCGCGCGTGAACATGAGCGGCCGGCCGATCGTGCCAGCCTTGCGCACCGAGTCCTCGACGCTCATCGCGAAGCAGTTCACGCCGACCTCGGTGAGGCCGTACCCCTGCTTGAAGACGACGCCGCGGTGCTGGTAGGCCTCGATGATGTAGTGCGGCAGCGGCGCACCCCCGCTGATGAGCCATCGCACGCGCGAGAGATCGACGGTCTGGAATTCGGGAGCGTCCATCAGGAGCTTGTAGATGGTGGGCACGCCGAGCACCACCGTGCAGCCCTCGCGTTCGACCGTGCGCCAGACTTCGGCCGGGTCGAAGCCGCGGTGCAGGACGATGGTCCCCCCGGCCGCGAAGATCGGCAGGAGAAAGGCGCCGAGCCCTCCCGCGTGGTACAGCGGCGTGAAGATCGGGCTCACGTCGTCTTCGTCGAGCTGCCAGCAGACGGCGGTGTTACAGGCGTTCCACGCCACCATGCGGTGAGGCACGACGACACCCTTCGGCCGGCCCGTCGTGCCGCTGGTGTACAGCAGGCACAGGGGGTGCTCCGGATCGGGCCACGGAGCGTCGAACGGCGCCGCGTCGACCGTGGGCAGAAGATCGGCCAGGAAGTCGTCGACGTGGCGTCGTGGCTGAAGCCCCGGCGCGCCGGCGGCTTCGGACCGCCGTGTCGAGCCATCCTGGGGTCCTCCCGCCGCGTCGCCTCCCCAGCGGCGCCCGAGCGCGATCCAGCGTTCGACGGTTGTCCGCTCTCGCAGTTCATCGACGAGCAGCGCGAACTCCGGGTCGTACAGAAGGACGCGCAGGCCGCTGTCGGCGACGATGCCCTCGAGCTCGTGCGAGGTGGCGCGCGTGCTCAGCGGCACGAGAATGACGCCGCTCTTCGCCGCCGCGAAGAAGGCATCGACGAACTCGATCGCGTTGTGCGCGAGCAGACCGACGCGCTCGCCCGGCGCGAGGCCGAGCGGGCCGAGCCAGAGCCGGCCGAGACGCGTGGCGCGCGCGTCGAGCTCGGCGTAGGTCAGCCGCTCACCCGTGGGGACGAACACCAGCGCGGTACGTTCCGGGCTCAGGCGGGCCCGTTCTCCGAGCACATCACCGTGCAGCATGGGGTGAGTCTCCTGGATCCGGTCGGGTGACGTCGCGCGGGGCGAAGGGCCGCGGGGCATGCCCGAGCCGCCGGCCGGTCGTGACCTCGGGCGGCGACTCGAGGAGGCGCCCGAGCGTCGCCAGGAACTGGCCGGGGCGGTCGCGGTGAGGAAGGTGCGCCGCCCCGGGGATCACGTGGAGCCTCGCGCCCGGCAGGGCTGACACGAGGCGCCGCGCGTAGTCGATCGGCAGGACGCCGTCGGCGTCGCCCCAGATCACGTCGGTGGGCACCGCCCAGTCGCCCACCAGGTCGTCGACGTGATGACGCGTCCAGTCGGTGTCGAGCACGCGCCGCAGCGGGCAGGAGCGCAGGCGCCGCACGACGTGGTCGAGCACGAATCCTGGCAGCGGCCGTGCGTGCGGACCGATCACGCGGACGAAGAAGTGCCTGGCCTCGTCGCGCGTCGAGGGCAGGAGATCGGGCGCTGAATCGCCGAACGAGAGTCCACCGCCACACTCCAGCACGACGCGGGCCACGCGGTCGGGGCGCCTCAGGGCGACGAGTTGCGTCATCCACGCTCCCATCGAGTTGCCGACGAGCGTGAGAGGTCGGTCTGGTGCGACGTGCGCGAGGAGGTCGTCGAGGGCGTCCAGGATCGTATCGAGGCCGAGCCGCCCCGCGGTGGGTCCGCTCGCCCCGTGGCCGGCGAGGTCGGGCACGACCACGTGCCACGCCCGCGTCAGGCGGCCGGCCACGCGCGCCCAACTACCGGCCTGGTCGTTCATGCCGTGAATCAGCACGAGCACGGGACCGCCGCCGCCGCTCCACCAGACCTCGGTGCCGAAGCGGCCGCGCCGCGAGTGACGTCGCAGGCCGGTGAGCGACAACCGGGCGCGACTGGCGGCGATGGCGAGCCCGACCGGCCAGCGCCACACGGCCGCCCCGGCCCCTGTCGCGGCGACGAGCGCCAGCGCCAGGGTGGTCATCGCCAGCGGAAGGCCGCTGCCGCCTGGTTGTACCCGACGCCCGACCCCACGAAGACCACGAGGTCTCCGGGATGCACCCGTCCCTCGTCGACGGCCTCGTCGAGCGCGATCGGAATGCACGCCGACCCGGTGTACCCGCAGCGGTCCATGTTGGTGAACGTCTTCTCGATCGGGAGGCCGAGGTCGGCCATCACGATCTCGATCGACGGCTGGCGGACCTGCGTGAAGATGATGAAGTCGATGTCGCACACGCGAAAGCCCTGCGCGGCCGCGAGCTTCCGCACGAGGCGTGGCCAGCCTTCGTGGTTCACCTCGGGAGGGTACCGCTCGATGAGCTTCACCTTCGTGCGGCCCGCTCGCACCGAGTTCTCCGACGCCGGTTCGACGGTGCCGCCCGAGTAGATGCCCCAATGGCGATGGTAGGCGCCGTCGGCCTGCATCGCCGCACCGACGAACCCCGGTGCCGTGGAGGGTTCGACCACGGCCGCCCCGGCGCCATCGCCATAGAAGAAGATCGTCGGATCGTTCGGGTCGGCGAGCCGCTGCATCAGGTACGCGCCGATGACGAGCACCGTGTTGATGTTGGCGTTGGTCTGGATCAGGCCGGCGGCCGTGGCCAGCCCGGTGGGAAACGACGCGCACGCGCACCCGATGTCGAAGGTGCCGGCGTTGTTCGCGCCGAGCTTGTGCTGAACGACCACGGACGTGGCCGGCGTGATGTAGTCGGGCGAGTCGGTGCCCAGGATGATGAGGTCGACATCCTCGGGCCGGCGGCCTGCGCGGGCGAGCGCCCGCTCGGCGGCGCGCACGGCGAGGTCCGACGTCGCCCAGTCGGCGGGCGCGTGCCAGCGCGTCAGGATGCTGGTGCTCTGCTCCATCTTGTCGACGAACTCCTCGATGCCGGGAATCGACCCGAACCGCTGGCGCAGCGTGTCGTTCGACACCTCGATGTCGGGGAGGTAGCGGCCGGTGGCGGTGATGATCGCGTATCTGGACACGGCGAGTCTCACGAACGGGATGTGCCGGCGTCGGCGGCCGGCGTCGGCGGGTCGACCACGAAACCCGTGGACCTCGCGGCAGTGAAGGCCAGCAGGGACGGCCAGAAGACGTCTGGCTGCTCGAGATACACCACGTGGCCCGATCCCTCGATCGGGAGGTAGCGCGCGTCAGGGAGGACGTCGCAGATTCTCCGCTGCACCCACGCCGGGATGGCGCGGTCCTCGGTACCGGGCATCACGAGCGTTGGTACGTCGATGGCCCGGTACTCGGGCATGAGCTCGTCGAGCGCTGCGAAGAAGGGGTCCTGGGCCTCCGTGAGGCGCACGAGGACGTGAATGCGATCGCGATAGCGGTCGGCGAATCGCTGGCGCATCGTGTCGAGCGCGTCGCCCACGGACCGCACGAACTGCTCGCCGAAGATCTTCTCGTACATGTAGTGCGTGTAGAGGTCGAACTGTTCCGGCCCGCCGCGGTAGAAGCGAAGCGAGAGCGCCTCGTACATCTCGAACAGGCGCTCGTGCGACAGCAGGATGCCGGAGAGCGTCAGCGTGTGGAGGCGCTCGCGAAACAGACGCGCGAACTCGATCGCGACGAAGCCTCCGTACGAGATCCCCATCGCGTGGAGCCTGGCGACGCCCGCGGCATCGGCCGCCGCCGCCATCTGTCGCGCAAGCTGCGGCATCGTCACCGGCACGTCGTCGGCAGACGACTCGCCCTGACCCGGGTAGTCGAACAGCAGGACATCGTGCCGATCGACGAGCCGGGGCAGGAACGGGTACCACGCCTTCGTGTGCATCGCGAGCCCGTTCAGGAGACACACGACCTCACGCTCACCGCTGCCGAAGCGCTCCCAGTGGATGCGGAAGCCTTCGACGTCCACGAGGCCCTGACGGGTCGGTTCGAGGTCGGGCACGGCGGCTCCGTCTCTGGGGGCAGGTCGTTGCCGGCAGTGAGTGCGTCGGTCTGGTGCGGAGCGCGGCCGACTTCGCGCTCGCCCGGTATCGGGCTCCAACTCCACGGAGGACGGTGCGGGCCGCCTCTGCCTGCGCTTGCGCACGGCGAGGGCAGCCCGCAGCCGGGGCGTCAGAACGTGAGGCGCGCGCCGAGCTGGAACTCGCGAGGCGGCAGCGTCGAGGTGTAGTCGCGGAACCTCGGGTTGGCGACGGCGGGCAACGCCGGGTTCGCGAGCGTCGGTCCGCTCAGGAACTCACCGTTCAGCAGCGAGTTCACGTCGAAATTCTTCCGGTTGAACAGGTTGAACGCCTCGGCGATGAGGTCGAGGCCCGCGCGCGTGCCGACCGGGAGACGATAGGTGGCCCGAAGGTTGAACGATGCGAAGCTCGGACCGTCTTCGGAGAACCGCCGGACGTCCGGAGCGCGATCCGAGTTCTTGCCATCGCCATTGAAGTCGTACCCGAGCCGACGGTTCCACGGCTGGCCCGACCCGTACTCGAAGATGGGCGCCACGGTGAAGTTGTGCGGCAGCCGCATCACGGCCGACGTCACGAAGCGGACCCTCTCGTCGGCGCGCGACCGGCCCCACTCCGCTTCGATGTCGGCGGGATCGTTCGGGTAGTCGGTGAGCGCCGGGCT
This region of Acidobacteriota bacterium genomic DNA includes:
- a CDS encoding TetR/AcrR family transcriptional regulator, encoding MIVVDLSPACTYAHRMQQEERSQRSRAHILEAALELFSHQGYRATSMRDIAEAAGVSTGNVYHHYKDKEAIFRALLDQYWTAIEDPSFPFNRALVAGTFPDNLEEIGRAARTMVEEYRRHIALIYVDVIEFEGSHIRKFYGEMAERFERFAARNRDVLRIESRLRPGVSPGSALMLVTRFFMNYYAVEVLFGVRNHFGKSSEEALHEIADILRHGMLAPEHHETGLEVAGQSVPSR
- a CDS encoding long-chain fatty acid--CoA ligase — translated: MLHGDVLGERARLSPERTALVFVPTGERLTYAELDARATRLGRLWLGPLGLAPGERVGLLAHNAIEFVDAFFAAAKSGVILVPLSTRATSHELEGIVADSGLRVLLYDPEFALLVDELRERTTVERWIALGRRWGGDAAGGPQDGSTRRSEAAGAPGLQPRRHVDDFLADLLPTVDAAPFDAPWPDPEHPLCLLYTSGTTGRPKGVVVPHRMVAWNACNTAVCWQLDEDDVSPIFTPLYHAGGLGAFLLPIFAAGGTIVLHRGFDPAEVWRTVEREGCTVVLGVPTIYKLLMDAPEFQTVDLSRVRWLISGGAPLPHYIIEAYQHRGVVFKQGYGLTEVGVNCFAMSVEDSVRKAGTIGRPLMFTRARLVREDGTDAEIDEVGELWLRGPHVCLGYWGNPEATAQALDAGGWFHTGDLARRDADGFYTIAGRKKDMIISGGVNVYPAEIEAVLAAHPGVADAAVVGVPHDTWGEVGIAFVVRVGDEVTGEALAEYVGRRLAKHKVPKSFVFVDELPRTPYGKVVKDALRSAYLDGTD
- a CDS encoding alpha/beta fold hydrolase, with product MTTLALALVAATGAGAAVWRWPVGLAIAASRARLSLTGLRRHSRRGRFGTEVWWSGGGGPVLVLIHGMNDQAGSWARVAGRLTRAWHVVVPDLAGHGASGPTAGRLGLDTILDALDDLLAHVAPDRPLTLVGNSMGAWMTQLVALRRPDRVARVVLECGGGLSFGDSAPDLLPSTRDEARHFFVRVIGPHARPLPGFVLDHVVRRLRSCPLRRVLDTDWTRHHVDDLVGDWAVPTDVIWGDADGVLPIDYARRLVSALPGARLHVIPGAAHLPHRDRPGQFLATLGRLLESPPEVTTGRRLGHAPRPFAPRDVTRPDPGDSPHAAR
- a CDS encoding ketoacyl-ACP synthase III; the encoded protein is MSRYAIITATGRYLPDIEVSNDTLRQRFGSIPGIEEFVDKMEQSTSILTRWHAPADWATSDLAVRAAERALARAGRRPEDVDLIILGTDSPDYITPATSVVVQHKLGANNAGTFDIGCACASFPTGLATAAGLIQTNANINTVLVIGAYLMQRLADPNDPTIFFYGDGAGAAVVEPSTAPGFVGAAMQADGAYHRHWGIYSGGTVEPASENSVRAGRTKVKLIERYPPEVNHEGWPRLVRKLAAAQGFRVCDIDFIIFTQVRQPSIEIVMADLGLPIEKTFTNMDRCGYTGSACIPIALDEAVDEGRVHPGDLVVFVGSGVGYNQAAAAFRWR
- a CDS encoding alpha/beta hydrolase, with amino-acid sequence MPDLEPTRQGLVDVEGFRIHWERFGSGEREVVCLLNGLAMHTKAWYPFLPRLVDRHDVLLFDYPGQGESSADDVPVTMPQLARQMAAAADAAGVARLHAMGISYGGFVAIEFARLFRERLHTLTLSGILLSHERLFEMYEALSLRFYRGGPEQFDLYTHYMYEKIFGEQFVRSVGDALDTMRQRFADRYRDRIHVLVRLTEAQDPFFAALDELMPEYRAIDVPTLVMPGTEDRAIPAWVQRRICDVLPDARYLPIEGSGHVVYLEQPDVFWPSLLAFTAARSTGFVVDPPTPAADAGTSRS